DNA from Mycolicibacterium alvei:
GGCCGGCCACCACGGCCGAGCCGACCCACCGGCGCAGGTAGCTGCGCAGCGCTTCGCCGGTGCGCGGCGGGCGCCCCGGGTCGATGACGAAGGACTGGATGATTCGCAGAACGTACTCGGCGAGTTCGTCGAGTTCGGTGTCGGTGTAACCGACCTGAGCCCAGTCGACATCCATCTTGTGCAACATGGCTCGGGCAAAGTCGACCGCCACGTCCGAGGTGACCGACTCGGTGTGGGCGTTCGGGCGCCCAGGAGCCACGAGCAAACCGATGTGCTTGTCCTCGGGCAGCCATGCCAACGAGGTGGCAATCGACTCGGTGACCGCCTCCAACGGATCGGTCATGCCCTTGATGTGAGCGGCCAACCGGTCGAGGAAGTCGCTGGCCGCGTGTACCGCGGCCGCCACCAGCAGGGCGTCGGTGCTCGGGAAATAGCGGTACACGGTCTGTCGGGTGACGCCGAGGGTGCGGGCCACGTCGGCGATCGAGAAGTCGGCGCCC
Protein-coding regions in this window:
- a CDS encoding TetR/AcrR family transcriptional regulator translates to MRTHGWSGSAPASDEEAIARILVAAGNAIDERGADFSIADVARTLGVTRQTVYRYFPSTDALLVAAAVHAASDFLDRLAAHIKGMTDPLEAVTESIATSLAWLPEDKHIGLLVAPGRPNAHTESVTSDVAVDFARAMLHKMDVDWAQVGYTDTELDELAEYVLRIIQSFVIDPGRPPRTGEALRSYLRRWVGSAVVAGQLVSERPSAGL